One genomic segment of Stenotrophomonas sp. 704A1 includes these proteins:
- the arfB gene encoding alternative ribosome rescue aminoacyl-tRNA hydrolase ArfB, translating to MGSGPVTINAQLEIPDGEIVERFVRASGAGGQNVNKVSTAVELRFDVAGSPSLPEPLRERLLARRDRRMTGEGVLVIDAQRFRTQDRNREDARERLAAFIQAGLHVPKPRKATKPTLGSKLRRLDAKRGRAQVKRGRSSRDWE from the coding sequence ATGGGCAGTGGACCGGTCACCATCAACGCGCAGCTTGAGATCCCCGACGGCGAGATCGTCGAGCGGTTCGTGCGTGCCAGTGGTGCCGGCGGTCAGAACGTCAACAAGGTCTCCACTGCGGTGGAACTGCGTTTCGATGTGGCCGGCTCGCCCTCGTTGCCCGAGCCGTTGCGCGAACGCCTGCTGGCGCGCCGCGACCGGCGCATGACCGGCGAAGGCGTGCTGGTCATCGATGCGCAACGGTTCCGCACCCAGGATCGCAATCGCGAGGATGCGCGCGAGCGGCTGGCGGCCTTCATCCAGGCGGGCCTGCACGTGCCCAAGCCCCGCAAGGCCACCAAGCCGACCCTCGGGTCGAAACTGCGTCGTCTGGACGCCAAACGCGGGCGCGCGCAGGTCAAGCGCGGGCGCTCATCACGTGACTGGGAGTGA
- a CDS encoding pseudouridine synthase — MKEGATAGRGPGAAPPYNPAVSTEPNPLAAVETDTAPLQLLHLDERLAVVNKPAGLMVHDSKLARGEDDFLADRLREQLGRPIFLVHRLDRATSGCLLLAFDRDTASALGKALMGGEVRKDYLAICRGWPAEDAWQVDHDLDGGPGKPLKKPAVTDFQRLATGELSVPVGEFASSRYALLRCQPLTGRFRQIRRHLKHLSHHLIGDTSHGDGRHNRNFRMQGVHRMLLHAERLRFPHPDGGTLDVRAPVDGEFQKALDLFGWQVD; from the coding sequence CTGAAGGAGGGCGCGACCGCAGGCCGCGGCCCCGGTGCCGCGCCCCCGTATAATCCTGCGGTGAGCACCGAACCCAACCCCCTCGCCGCGGTCGAGACCGATACCGCCCCGCTGCAGCTGCTGCACCTGGATGAACGCCTGGCCGTGGTCAACAAGCCGGCCGGGCTGATGGTCCACGACAGCAAGCTGGCCCGCGGCGAAGATGATTTCCTGGCCGACCGTCTGCGCGAGCAGCTGGGCCGCCCGATCTTTCTCGTGCATCGCCTGGACCGGGCGACCAGTGGCTGCCTGCTGCTGGCCTTCGACCGCGATACGGCCAGCGCACTGGGTAAGGCGCTGATGGGCGGCGAAGTACGCAAGGACTACCTGGCCATCTGCCGTGGCTGGCCGGCCGAAGACGCCTGGCAGGTCGACCACGACCTGGATGGCGGCCCGGGCAAACCGCTGAAGAAGCCGGCGGTGACCGACTTCCAGCGCCTGGCGACCGGCGAACTGTCGGTACCGGTGGGGGAGTTCGCCAGCTCGCGCTACGCGCTGCTGCGCTGCCAGCCGCTGACCGGCCGCTTCCGGCAGATCCGCCGCCATCTGAAGCATCTGTCGCATCACCTGATCGGTGACACCAGCCACGGTGATGGACGCCACAACCGCAACTTCCGCATGCAGGGGGTGCACCGCATGCTGCTGCACGCCGAGCGCCTGCGCTTCCCGCACCCGGACGGCGGCACGCTGGACGTGCGCGCGCCGGTGGACGGCGAGTTCCAGAAGGCCCTGGACCTGTTCGGCTGGCAGGTCGACTGA
- a CDS encoding DUF2059 domain-containing protein — protein MTRFVSVLPSRLRRAALLLALVVASAPALAAAPTDGDINRLLSASRAQSMIDTMLPQIEAMQQQQFQQVAAQRPLTAQQQEQLKRIQARTSQTLRQALSWQQLRPMYVDLYKKTFSKEDVLAMAEFYESPAGQSLLDKTPALMQNVMVAIQQRMQPLFTDLQKDLEAIVNEPEKK, from the coding sequence ATGACCCGCTTCGTCTCCGTTCTGCCGTCCCGCCTGCGCCGTGCTGCCCTGCTGCTGGCGCTGGTGGTGGCCAGTGCGCCGGCGCTGGCCGCCGCGCCCACCGATGGCGATATCAACCGTCTGCTGTCGGCCTCGCGCGCGCAGAGCATGATCGACACCATGCTGCCGCAGATCGAAGCGATGCAGCAGCAGCAGTTCCAGCAGGTGGCGGCCCAGCGCCCGCTCACTGCCCAGCAGCAGGAGCAGCTGAAGCGGATCCAGGCGCGGACCAGCCAGACCCTGCGCCAGGCCCTGTCGTGGCAGCAGCTGCGGCCGATGTACGTGGACCTGTACAAGAAGACCTTCAGCAAGGAGGACGTGCTGGCGATGGCCGAGTTCTACGAGAGCCCGGCCGGGCAGAGCCTGCTGGACAAGACCCCGGCGCTGATGCAGAACGTGATGGTGGCCATCCAGCAGCGGATGCAGCCGTTGTTCACCGACCTGCAGAAGGACCTGGAAGCGATCGTCAACGAACCGGAAAAGAAATGA